AGATGCTCAATTGGAGATGATTGTTTACCAACACTGGATGTCACAAATCGGAAATGGTCAGCGTGCATTTGCACTATGGAACAGAACGCACCTTCCATCATTTGTAAAAGCAAAACTTACAGAAGAAGACATGTCTGTTCAGCTTCCTGTTTATGAAATTCCAGCAGGTTTGAGCGAAGAGGAGCAAAAAGCATTTGATCCACTAACAGAGTATGCTTCAACAGGTGATGCTTCAATATTTACTACAAGCAACTTTGAAAAAGTGGAGCTGCACACTGGAGGAAACACTGCAGGTGTTCGTCCTACACGCTTCCCTTATCCAAACAGGGAGTTAACAGTAAACGCAGCAAATGCTAACGAAGCTATGCAACGTCAAGGATCTACAGGTGGAGATGATAGCTTTATCTCAATCCCACAGTGGTTCAGCCATAAGTAAGAAGTTTTAAATTTCCATTCCCCTAACCGCTATGGAGTGATTCATTTCACTTCATAGCGGTTTTTTTATTTACTAATTTCTTCTTGTTTAAGGTAGATATTTGCACGATTTGAAATTATTAACCACCATTCATACACTTATTATTGCACTTTTATACACGTTTATGTAGGTTTGTTAAATACAAAGCAAACAAAATACGCATAAACAGGCATTTTAATTTTATATGGAACAAGGCTAGTATTTTTTAAGATTCATTTTTTAAACTGCGTATTTCTATAGGGATTTAATCAGAACAATAAACTTTACGCTAGTGAAAAGGATTTCTACCTACTTGGCGGCTATACTGATCGCAACTTCATGTGTACCTTCAGCAAAGCATACAAACCAACAACTAACAAATAGTGAGGTAAGCATCAATGCTGTTGATTATATAAACCCTCTTATCGGTACAGGAGGACATGGGCATACCTTTCCAGGTGCTACTATGCCTTTCGGAATGGTTCAACTCTCACCTGACACAGGTACTGAAGGCTGGGATTGGTGTTCTGGTTATCACGTGTCTGACAGCTCTATTATGGGTTTTTCACACACACACTTAAGTGGAACAGGAGGCCCTGATTATGGAGATATACTAGTAATGCCACAAGTAGGAAAACCACTTTTCACTCCTGGGTCAAAAGATAATCCCGATGAAGGATATCGCTCTAGATTCAAGAAAGATAAAGAAATTGCCGAGGCAGGATACTACTCAGTTATGCTGGATGATAGCGGCGTAAAGGCTGAACTGACTGCAACGCAGCGTGCAGGTTTTCACCGTTATACATTTCCTGCTTCTAGTAATAGCCATATCCTGATTGACCTGACACACGGTATTGGTGATCAGACTAGAGAAACATGGTTGGAATTTATTGGAAATGATGAAATCAGAGGGATGCGTCGTTCTAGAGGATGGGCAGCAGACCAATATGTTTACTTCGTTGCCAAATTCTCAAAACCGTTCAAGCAATTTGCCGCTGTTGCTGGTGAAAAAGTAGAAACTGGCATTCGTAAGGCTGATGGTGACAACCTGAAAGCATTGCTGGATTTTGACACAAAAGAAGGAGAAGCAATACTTGTAAAGGTGGGTATTTCAGCTGTTGATATTCAAGGGGCTGAACAAAACCTGAAACACGACATTCAGGATTGGGATTTTGACGCTGTTCGCCTAGAGGCTAAGAAAGCATGGAGTAAGGAAGTGGCTAAAGTCGAAATAGAAGGAGGCAATGAAGAAGATAGAGAAATCTTCTATACAGCACTTTATCATGCCTTGGTGGCTCCAAACCTATTCATGGACACTGATGGCAGGTATAGAGGTATGGACCAGAAGGTCCATAAAGCTGATGATTTCACTAACTACACGCTGTTTTCTATCTGGGACACCTACCGTGCTACTCACCCACTGTTCAATATCCTGAAACCAGAAGAAAACAATGATTTCATTATCTCGATGCTCAAAAAATATGAGCAATCAGGACAGTTACCTATTTGGGAACTAGCTGCCAACGAAACTGGAACCATGATTGGCTTCCACTCGGTGTCGATTATCGCTGAAGCCATTATAAAAGGTACTGCTGACTTTGATAAGGAACTGGCATTTGAAGCCATGAAAGTAGCTGCCAATGATCCAAACAGAGGGTTGGAGTACTTTAATGAAATGGGCTTTATTCCTTTGGATAAGGAAGCCAATGCTGTTTCGAAACAGGTAGAATACGCTTACGACATGTGGTGTATTGCACAAGTTGCCAAAGTATTGGGTAAAACGGATGAATACGTTGATTACAGCAGACGTGCAGGTTATTATAAAAACGTATTCGACAAAGAATCTGGCTTTATGAGAGGCAGGTATATCACTGGTGTTTGGGAAGAGAATTTTGACCCGATGAAAATCTCAATCTTAGGTTCAGGTTCCTATACTGAAGGCAATGCATGGCATTATACATTCTATGCTCCTCAAGACGTAGATGGGCTTATGGAGCTATACGGAGGTAAAGCTGACTTTGCAGGCAAACTCGATGAAATGTTTAACCAAGAATCGGTTAACGATAATGAGCATGCGCATGACGTAACTGGTCTAATCGGTCAGTACGCACAAGGCAATGAGCCAAGCCATCATGTCATTTATTTATACAACTTTGCTGACCAACCGTGGAAAGCACAAGCTAGAGTTCGAGAAGTACTCAAAACCCAATACCATGCAGACCGTGATGGTCTCAGTGGTAATGAAGACTGTGGACAAATGTCAGCCTGGATGTTTTCTCTTCTATGGGCTTCTACCCCGTTAATCCTGTAAGCGGCGAATATATTATTGGCAGCCCATTATTCAACAAGGTTAACATCACCCTGCCTAATGGCAATCAGTTTAAAGTAATTGCACACAACAACTCGGAAGAAAACATTTATATCCAATCAGCTAAACTGAATGGAAAAGCATATAACAAGAGCTTTATCACACACGAAGATATTGTAAATGGAGGCACATTGGAATTTGAAATGGGCAATCAACCTAACAAACAATGGGCTGTATCAGGAGCTCCTGTTTCAAAGGCGATTCCTGAAGATATGTCTATCACTACTGAACCTTCACAGCTCTTCATGCCTTATACAGCATCCAACGGCAGGCTCTTTCTTGACAGTCGTACCATTGAGCTGAAAAACATGAATGATAATGTAGCGATTCATTATACATTGGATGGCTCCATTCCAACAGAAAAATCTCCACTTTACACAGGAGGATTCACTATTAAGGAAACAGCTGTATTAAAGGCAATAGCCATTAAAAATGGTTACGAGCCAAGCAGGTTACTTGAAACAAAATTCACTAAAGCCATTTTCAATAGTGGTGGTGAGCTCCCTAGTATCCAAAGAAACTATACGGTACGCTCAAAATATGATAATGGCGAAAATGGACTACTGGACGGTCAGTATGGCAGTGAAAACCTGCATGACGGCAGATGGGCAGGGGTTGTACGTGAAAACCTTGAAGCTGTAGTTGACTTGGGCAAAGCAACAACTATTGAAAGCCTTGAACTAGGTTTCCTAATCAATACAAGCTCATGGCTTTTTCCTCCTCAAAAAGTCACCTATTACACTTCAGAGAATGGTAAAGACTTTATTGAAGTTGGTAGTGTTGTAAACAATATGCCTGAAACTCATCCTAAGATTCATATTGAACGATATACAAAGAAATTACAACAAGCAACCACTACAAGATATATTAAAGTGATAGCAAAACCATTTGATGCTATACCTGCATGGCATATGGGAGCAGGTAACAACCCATGGATATTTGCTGATGAACTTGTGATCGAGTAATAGGGGTTTCAGGGAAGTCTTACAACTTAGGTTGTGGCTTCCCTCCTCCTCTATTGAAAGTAACTACTACTCCATACTCTTAGTAGATTTCGGAAATGAAAAGACATATACTTACCGGATGGTTATTGCTTTTGAGCTATACCCTGATGGGGCAACAACTGACAGACTACGTCAACCCTTTTATCGGCTCTTCTAACTACGGAGCTACCAACCCTGGAGCCATTGTCCCAAGAGGAATGGTTTCGGTTGTCCCATTCAATACAGCTGGCAAGCAAAACAAGCTGGACAAAGATAGTGATTGGGTATCCTTCCCATATCTACATGAAAATACATTCTTCACAGGTTTCAGTCATGTAAACTTAAGCGGTGTAGGATGCCCTGACCTTGGCGTTCTTCTCCTAATGCCTACAACCGGAGAGCTTTCTGCATCTCCTGAGGTATATGGAAGTACTTACACCCATGAACAAGCTCATCCTGCCTACTATTCCAATATTCTTTCCAAATACAACATCAAGACAGAAGTAACCGCAACCCAACGTACAGGTATTTCCCGATTCACCTTCCCTGCTGGAAAAAGCAATGTGTTACTGAATTTGGGACAAGGGCTGACCAATGAAAGTGGAGCCATGTACAAGGTCGTTTCTGATTCCGAAGTGGAAGGCATGCGAATGGTAGGTGGTTTCTGCTACAACAATTCAGAAGCCGCATACCCAGTGTACTTTGTCATGAAAGTGTCAAAGCCTGCCGACAGGTTTGGGGGATGGACACAGCACAAAAAAATTGAAGGTATTGAAGCAAACTGGGCAGGTAGTTACAATGGCAAAGTCCGTTGGAAAAATGAAGACTACAGTACTGTATTAGGAGATAGTATCGGGGTTTATTTTTCTTATGACTTTGAGGAGCAGACACAGGTTGAAGTAAAAGTGGGTGTTTCTTATGTTTCTATAGAAAATGCCCGTGAGAATCTTCAAAAAGAAGTTGGTGAGCAGACATTTGACCTAATACATCAGCAAGGCCAAAAGGCTTGGGAAAAGGCACTTTCAAGTATCAAGGTTGAAGGTGGGACAAAAGATGACAAGACCATTTTTTACACGGCTCTTTACCACACTCTGATTCACCCCAATGTATTCAATGACGTCAATGGTGAGTACCTGAAAGTAGGCTCCCACCAGACAGGCAATAGCAAACATGACCGTTACACTGTCTTTTCCTTATGGGATACTTACCGCTGCATGAATCAGTTGATGACCTTGCTTTATCCTGAACAGCAATTGGACATGGTCAGGTCAATGCTTGAGATGTACGATGAAAACGGATGGCTTCCAAAATGGGAACTGAATTCGACTGAAACCTTTACAATGGTAGGAGACCCTGCTGCAGCTGTAATTGCAGACACTTACACCAAAGGACTACATGACTTCAATGCTGAAAAAGCAATGGAAGCAATGCTGAAAAGTGCTTATAAAGGAGAAACCGAAACCAACCCTTTACGTCCGGGAATTGCTGACTATGAAAAGCATGGTTATCTTCCTGCTGATCTTGAAATTGGTAAAGATGCACACCTCCATGGAACGGTATCCACCACATTGGAATATTGCATTGCTGATTTTGGTATTGCCCAAATGGCAAAAGCAATGGGAAAGGAAAATATTTACAAGGAGTTTATCAAGCGCTCCAGAAACTATCAAAACCTATACGACAAGCAAACAGGACTCTTCAGACCTAAGATGGCGAATGGAGAATGGCATACTCCATTTGACCCAAAAGCAGGAGCAAACTTCCAAGCCAATGTTGGCTATATTGAAGGCAATGCGTGGCAATACTCCATGATGGCACCTCATGACATGCCTAATGTTGTAAAGCTGATGGGGGGCAAAAAGAAGTTTATAAACCACCTCCAGTCGCTATTTGACACTGAAGAATTTGATATGGCTAATGAACCGGACATTAACTACCCGTTCTGTTTTAACTATGTAAAAGGAGAAGAACACAGAACACAAACAACCGTTCGCAACCTAATCAGAAAGCACTTCACTAATCAACCTGCCGGATTACCTGGCAATGATGATACAGGTACCATGTCAGCATGGCTGGTATTCTCTATGATGGGGCTTTACCCCGATGCCCCAGGAGTACCTCATTATACCTTGTCAGCTCCTTTCTTTGATAAGGTCACTATCCAGTTGAGTGAAGCGCATTATGGAGGAAAAGTCATTGAAATTACAGCAGACAAATCAGGAGAAAATGGCGTCATTCAAACTATATTGCTGAATGGAAAACCATATCGCAACTATTTTATTTCACATCAGGAATTAGTCAATGGTGCCAATTTACATTTTGACATGAAGTCATCAGCCAAGTAATTTCGGATAGACAACAAGAAACTATTAACTGTCATGAGCATTTTCAACGACCAAAGAGTAGTGATGACACTCGATGCAGGAGGAACAAACTTTGTTTTTTCTGCGATTCAGGGTGGTGAGCAAATAGTAGAACCTATTCAATATCCATCCAACGGACACAATCTGGAAAAAAGCCTTACCACTATCATTGAAGGCTTTGAGTTAGTCAGAAGTAAACTAGATGCTGAGCCTGTTGCCATCAGCTTTGCATTTCCTGGCCCAGCGGACTACCCTAAGGGAATTATCAAGGATTTACAAAACCTGAGCGGTTTCAAAGGAGGTGTTGCATTGGGACCCATGCTTGAACGAAAATTCAAGCTGCCTGTATTTATCAACAATGATGGAGACCTATATGCATACGGTGAAGCAATTGCTGGGCTACTTCCTCAAGTAAACAGTCAACTTGCACAGAAAGGGATCCAACATAGGTACAAAAACCTTGTGGGAATCACACTAGGTACAGGACTCGGAGGAGGAATTGTTACGGATGGAAGGCTCCTGATTGGTGATAACTCATTGGGTGGTGAAATCTGGATTTTCCGTAATAGGCTCGAACAAGAAATGAATGCAGAGGAAGGTGCTTGTATTCGTGCCGTACAACGTTATTATGCACAGGAAACCGGCATCGAAAATCCTCAATCGCTATCACCTAAAGATATCTACGAAATTGGTATTGGTGAACAGGAAGGGAATCAGCAGGCCGCAATTTTGGCTTTTGAAAAGCTAGGTACTGTATTGGGAGAAGTCTTGTCTCACTTGACCACTCTTGTAGATGGCCTGATTGTTATTGGTGGCGGACTATCCGGTGCTTACAAACTGTTTATGCCTGCTGCTATCAAAGAAATGCAAAGTCATTACCAGACTGCCAAAGGAGAAGCGTTTCCACGCTTGCAGGCTAACATTTATGACTTGACTAATAAAGACGATTTAAATGGTTTTTACACTACCAATGAGAAAGCCATCAAGATTCCTTTTACAGATGAGGAAATCATCTACAATCCTGATGCAAAAGTTGGAGTTGGAGTATCAACTATCGGCACCAGTAAAGCCATCAGTATAGGGGCCTATGCTTATGCCCTATCAAAGCTTTAGACAAAAGCTGATTTCAAAATATTTCTTCGCCTGAGACAACCCACATTTAGCACCTTTAGATATTGAGCAATCATTATCTTGGGTGCTTTTATGTTAGTATCCCCGACCTTTCTTCCACAGAGTTATCAACATAATATCACGTAGGTTTGTGTATCTTGCACCACTTATTGCACAAGGCAATTTTCAAGAATCTGTCAAAACTATATTCCACTCCGATTGACTGGAATAACAATCGCATACGGTCAGTTATATGTATAAGTTCATTGAATATAGCGTAAGAAATAGGGTTGCATACATTACACTCAACAAGGTCAATACGGGAAATGCACTCGATAAGCTTTTGATTCAGGAATTGGCTGATGCGATGGATACAGCCCTCAAAGACTACTCTACCAAAGTCATTGTAATCAAAGCCAATGGCCCAACATTCTGTACAGGAATCGATACCGCCTATCACAAAAAGATGCAGGAGCAACCCTATACTGAAAACCTGCATGCATCCAATCAGATCAAAGAATTGCTTAAGAGTATTTATCATCACCCAAAAGTGGTTATTGCCCAAGTACAGGGTGATGCTGTTGCCTTAGGCTTTGCACTGGCTTATTCTTGTGATTTTGTCTTTGCCTCAACTAATGTCAGAATGGGACACCCTGAAGTCAGCCTCGGACTGATACCCGCCATAGCATTACCTATCCTCCTCCGAAAGACCAATGAAGCAACAGCACGAATGCTACTCTTATCT
This portion of the Limibacter armeniacum genome encodes:
- a CDS encoding GH92 family glycosyl hydrolase, with the protein product MKRHILTGWLLLLSYTLMGQQLTDYVNPFIGSSNYGATNPGAIVPRGMVSVVPFNTAGKQNKLDKDSDWVSFPYLHENTFFTGFSHVNLSGVGCPDLGVLLLMPTTGELSASPEVYGSTYTHEQAHPAYYSNILSKYNIKTEVTATQRTGISRFTFPAGKSNVLLNLGQGLTNESGAMYKVVSDSEVEGMRMVGGFCYNNSEAAYPVYFVMKVSKPADRFGGWTQHKKIEGIEANWAGSYNGKVRWKNEDYSTVLGDSIGVYFSYDFEEQTQVEVKVGVSYVSIENARENLQKEVGEQTFDLIHQQGQKAWEKALSSIKVEGGTKDDKTIFYTALYHTLIHPNVFNDVNGEYLKVGSHQTGNSKHDRYTVFSLWDTYRCMNQLMTLLYPEQQLDMVRSMLEMYDENGWLPKWELNSTETFTMVGDPAAAVIADTYTKGLHDFNAEKAMEAMLKSAYKGETETNPLRPGIADYEKHGYLPADLEIGKDAHLHGTVSTTLEYCIADFGIAQMAKAMGKENIYKEFIKRSRNYQNLYDKQTGLFRPKMANGEWHTPFDPKAGANFQANVGYIEGNAWQYSMMAPHDMPNVVKLMGGKKKFINHLQSLFDTEEFDMANEPDINYPFCFNYVKGEEHRTQTTVRNLIRKHFTNQPAGLPGNDDTGTMSAWLVFSMMGLYPDAPGVPHYTLSAPFFDKVTIQLSEAHYGGKVIEITADKSGENGVIQTILLNGKPYRNYFISHQELVNGANLHFDMKSSAK
- a CDS encoding chitobiase/beta-hexosaminidase C-terminal domain-containing protein; the encoded protein is MPYTASNGRLFLDSRTIELKNMNDNVAIHYTLDGSIPTEKSPLYTGGFTIKETAVLKAIAIKNGYEPSRLLETKFTKAIFNSGGELPSIQRNYTVRSKYDNGENGLLDGQYGSENLHDGRWAGVVRENLEAVVDLGKATTIESLELGFLINTSSWLFPPQKVTYYTSENGKDFIEVGSVVNNMPETHPKIHIERYTKKLQQATTTRYIKVIAKPFDAIPAWHMGAGNNPWIFADELVIE
- a CDS encoding ROK family protein, whose translation is MSIFNDQRVVMTLDAGGTNFVFSAIQGGEQIVEPIQYPSNGHNLEKSLTTIIEGFELVRSKLDAEPVAISFAFPGPADYPKGIIKDLQNLSGFKGGVALGPMLERKFKLPVFINNDGDLYAYGEAIAGLLPQVNSQLAQKGIQHRYKNLVGITLGTGLGGGIVTDGRLLIGDNSLGGEIWIFRNRLEQEMNAEEGACIRAVQRYYAQETGIENPQSLSPKDIYEIGIGEQEGNQQAAILAFEKLGTVLGEVLSHLTTLVDGLIVIGGGLSGAYKLFMPAAIKEMQSHYQTAKGEAFPRLQANIYDLTNKDDLNGFYTTNEKAIKIPFTDEEIIYNPDAKVGVGVSTIGTSKAISIGAYAYALSKL
- a CDS encoding enoyl-CoA hydratase/isomerase family protein; this encodes MYKFIEYSVRNRVAYITLNKVNTGNALDKLLIQELADAMDTALKDYSTKVIVIKANGPTFCTGIDTAYHKKMQEQPYTENLHASNQIKELLKSIYHHPKVVIAQVQGDAVALGFALAYSCDFVFASTNVRMGHPEVSLGLIPAIALPILLRKTNEATARMLLLSGKLISATEALDYGLISHTCTAEQLDIKVEQFASALCLDNSTQSMAVTKKLIAQLQGMPLEDALTYAAESSAQNRLNEDSRKGIASLILQEKPRW